One stretch of Diabrotica undecimpunctata isolate CICGRU chromosome 5, icDiaUnde3, whole genome shotgun sequence DNA includes these proteins:
- the LOC140442426 gene encoding uncharacterized protein — MIVGGTRFPHKIIHKGIWKSPDNETINQIDHILIDARHSSDLIDVRSYRGPNIDSDHFLVMAKIRGRISNLKKDKHMKQDRINVDNLRIETVAREYMRQTDEEMESLEVGENVEELWIKSAPVGNKSGGRLRLRWRDSVNEDARKIGAVNLAMNRNDWLNRLGKVKA; from the exons ATGATAGTAGGAGGAacaagatttccccataaaaTTATACACAAAGGAATATGGAAATCCCCTGATAACGAAACCATTAACCAGATAGATCACATCCTGATAGATGCCAGGCACTCTTCCGATCTCATAGACGTCAGAAGCTACCGAGGCCCAAACATTGACAGTGACCACTTTCTTGTAATGGCAAAAATCAGAGGAAGAATATCAAACCTAAAGAAAGATAAACACATGAAACAGGAcagaattaatgttgataatctgcGCATTGAAACCGTTGCGAGAGAGTATATGAGACAAACGGACGAGGAAATGGAGAGCCTGGAGGTGGGGGAAAATGTAGAGGAGCTGTggattaaat CGGCACCAGTAGGAAATAAAAGTGGAGGTAGACTAAGACTAAGATGGAGGGATAGTGTAAACGAGGACGCGAGGAAGATCGGAGCAGTAAacttggcgatgaacagaaatgACTGGCtgaatagactggggaaggtcaaggcttaA